In Dermacentor andersoni chromosome 4, qqDerAnde1_hic_scaffold, whole genome shotgun sequence, the following proteins share a genomic window:
- the LOC140217265 gene encoding uncharacterized protein, protein MRRKVKEEAGLVRRAITKVIAINDAVLTDEATSTRVLQKHLELVLAKQAELTEFGCAIQDTLTDADVEVDLNKAFEYEQKFSFTKTIRALQCNLPGQRTLLPLLHPPECCSRRRSPALPKLHIPIFSGERRDWKCFWNQCQASIQGDGSLSNIDKFKYLLTCLSGPAKTAIQGIRFGEAHYNVAIKVLFHRLSRPHMLVDEHLYHLLAVLPIRCSAYLNKLPNLYDEITFRTSTLEGLGVSPDEYAAVLRRVIMKALPLRIGILYHPPLKESS, encoded by the exons atgaggcggaaagtgaaggaagagg CGGGCCTCGTCCGGCGGGCCATCACCAAGGTCATTGCTATCAACGATGCCGTGCTGACAGATGAGGCCACCTCAACGCGAGTgctgcagaagcacctcgagCTCGTTTTAGCGAAGCAGGCGGAGCTCACCGAGTTTGGCTGTGCCATCCAAGATACGCTCACGGATGCAGACGTGGAAGTGGACCTGAACAAAGCTTTTGAGTACGAACAAAAGTTCAGCTTTACCAAGACAATT CGAGCCCTACAGTGCAACTTGCCTGGCCAACGCACGCTGCTGCCCCTTCTGCATCCCCCGGAGTGTTGCTCGCGGCGTCGTTCTCCCGCGTTGCCTAAGCTGCACATCCCTATCTTTTCGGGAGAGCGGCGTGACTGGAAATGCTTTTGGAACCAGTGCCAGGCAAGCATTCAAGGCGATGGCTCGCTATCCAACATCGACAAATTCAAATATCTGCTGACGTGCCTGTCCGGGCCAGCTAAGACGGCAATTCAAGGTATCCGCTTCGGCGAGGCCCACTACAATGTCGCCATCAAGGTGCTGTTTCACCGGCTCAGCCGTCCTCACATGCTGGTCGATGAGCATCTGTACCACCTACTCGCAGTGCTACCCATTCGATGTTCAGCATATCTCAACAAGCTTCCAAATCTGTATGATGAAATCACATTCCGCACGAGCACACTGGAAGGTCTCGGCGTTTCACCAGACGAGTATGCTGCCGTGCTGCGACGCGTCATCATGAAGGCCTTACCACTGCGCATTGGTATCCTGTACCATCCGCCGCTCAAAGAGTCTTCTTAG